In Ensifer canadensis, a genomic segment contains:
- a CDS encoding MarR family winged helix-turn-helix transcriptional regulator: MRWQDATQAYDEAVGERLQLNAAERRCLAFLHAGPRPAGAIAEETGLTPAAVTALIDRMEARGLLQRTRSAEDRRKVMVENTDAVEMLTAPYYRPIAEEGAGFLATFSAEEQAVLLRFLEGATALQQKHLAALRFSP, translated from the coding sequence ATGCGCTGGCAGGATGCGACCCAAGCCTATGACGAGGCGGTGGGCGAGCGGCTGCAGCTCAATGCCGCCGAGCGCCGCTGCCTCGCGTTCTTGCATGCCGGCCCGCGACCGGCCGGCGCGATTGCCGAGGAGACGGGACTGACGCCAGCGGCGGTGACGGCGCTGATCGACCGGATGGAGGCACGCGGCCTCTTGCAGCGGACGCGCAGCGCCGAAGACCGGCGCAAGGTGATGGTGGAAAACACCGATGCAGTGGAGATGCTGACGGCGCCCTATTACCGGCCGATCGCCGAGGAAGGTGCCGGCTTCCTCGCGACCTTTTCAGCCGAGGAGCAGGCGGTTCTGCTGCGCTTTCTCGAAGGGGCGACCGCGCTCCAGCAAAAGCATCTCGCCGCGCTGCGTTTCTCCCCATGA
- a CDS encoding FAD-dependent oxidoreductase, which translates to MPKQNSIAITGAGIAGLSLAIRLRQTGHSVQIFEARPREASGEGAFLTLAPNGINALRALGLAERVSSLGIPTTGIEILNAAGRRLALLDEREAQRQAGAASITLRRADLLEALRQTASAQGVDIRYDHALIDIERKADGVTLRFGNGESAHAHWLAGCDGVWSRTRRLALPASPEPLYTGLTGTGGFLDCPHVPSSGGVLRLMFGESAFFGYIKAQEGPVFWFDSFTLDEETAIGRPDPAALAARTRAQHAGDAAPVRDIAAAVTSVPRAYPVFDMGHLPRWFDDRVVLLGDAAHAVSPHAGQGASMAIEDAVVLAACLTAYGAPSRAFRAYETLRRDRVEHIVRISRRRGAKKQAKGPVALFLRDLLLPLLLPFDAKTTQAVQRYRADLDPLVLPAA; encoded by the coding sequence ATGCCAAAGCAGAATTCCATCGCGATAACAGGCGCCGGCATTGCCGGCCTGTCCCTCGCCATTCGCCTGCGCCAGACCGGCCACTCAGTCCAGATCTTCGAGGCGCGGCCGCGGGAGGCGTCCGGCGAAGGCGCCTTCCTGACGCTGGCGCCGAACGGCATCAATGCGCTGCGCGCGCTCGGCCTTGCCGAGCGTGTCTCTTCCCTCGGCATCCCGACGACCGGCATTGAAATCCTCAACGCCGCTGGCCGACGGCTGGCATTGCTCGATGAGCGGGAAGCCCAACGGCAGGCGGGCGCCGCGAGCATCACCCTGCGTCGCGCCGACCTGCTGGAGGCGCTACGCCAGACAGCGTCGGCGCAGGGCGTCGACATTCGCTATGACCACGCGCTCATCGACATCGAGCGGAAAGCGGACGGCGTGACCTTGCGCTTCGGCAACGGCGAGAGTGCGCATGCGCATTGGCTCGCCGGCTGCGACGGGGTCTGGTCGCGCACGCGGCGCCTCGCATTGCCCGCCTCGCCCGAGCCGCTCTATACCGGGTTGACAGGCACCGGCGGCTTTCTCGATTGTCCTCACGTGCCGTCGAGCGGCGGCGTGCTGCGCCTGATGTTCGGCGAAAGCGCCTTCTTCGGCTACATCAAGGCGCAGGAAGGGCCGGTGTTCTGGTTCGATTCCTTCACGCTCGACGAGGAGACGGCGATCGGCCGGCCGGATCCGGCAGCCCTTGCCGCCCGCACCCGCGCCCAGCACGCCGGCGACGCCGCCCCGGTCCGCGACATCGCCGCGGCCGTCACCTCGGTGCCGCGCGCCTATCCGGTCTTCGACATGGGCCACCTGCCGCGCTGGTTCGACGATCGCGTCGTGCTGCTTGGCGATGCCGCCCATGCGGTCTCTCCCCATGCCGGCCAGGGCGCCTCGATGGCGATCGAGGATGCCGTCGTGCTCGCCGCCTGCCTCACCGCCTATGGCGCGCCGAGCCGGGCCTTCAGGGCCTATGAGACGCTCCGGCGCGACCGGGTGGAACACATCGTCCGCATCAGCCGCCGCCGTGGCGCCAAGAAGCAGGCAAAGGGCCCGGTCGCACTGTTCCTGCGCGATCTTCTCCTGCCGCTTCTGTTGCCCTTCGACGCGAAAACGACCCAGGCCGTCCAGCGCTACCGCGCCGATCTCGACCCGCTGGTGTTGCCGGCCGCCTGA
- a CDS encoding SCO family protein, with translation MKTIRIALWAAVVVMAGVLGWLTCEMTQSKQQGASGPFGVPFTLVAQDGKEITEKAFSGKPTALFFGFTHCPEVCPTTLFELNGWLEKVDPEGNKLQAYFITVDPERDTPEILGQYVSNVSKRITGISGPADKVLEMVKGYRVYAKKVPLDAEKPDGDYTMDHTASVFLLDADGSFSGTIAYGENPETAIKKLENLTKG, from the coding sequence ATGAAAACCATTCGCATCGCCCTTTGGGCCGCCGTCGTCGTCATGGCCGGCGTTCTCGGCTGGCTGACCTGCGAGATGACCCAGTCGAAGCAGCAGGGCGCCTCCGGCCCCTTCGGCGTGCCCTTCACGCTGGTGGCGCAGGATGGCAAGGAGATCACCGAGAAGGCTTTCTCCGGCAAACCGACCGCGCTGTTCTTCGGCTTCACCCATTGCCCGGAGGTCTGCCCGACGACGTTGTTCGAGCTGAACGGCTGGCTGGAAAAGGTCGACCCGGAAGGCAACAAGCTGCAGGCCTATTTCATCACCGTCGACCCTGAGCGCGACACGCCTGAAATTCTCGGCCAGTACGTCTCCAACGTGTCCAAGCGCATCACCGGCATTTCCGGTCCGGCCGACAAGGTGCTGGAGATGGTCAAGGGCTACCGCGTTTACGCCAAAAAGGTGCCGCTCGACGCCGAAAAGCCTGACGGCGACTACACCATGGACCATACCGCCTCGGTGTTCCTGCTCGACGCCGACGGCAGCTTCTCCGGCACCATCGCCTACGGGGAAAACCCCGAAACCGCGATCAAGAAGCTCGAGAACCTCACCAAGGGTTGA
- a CDS encoding 50S ribosomal protein L11 methyltransferase, whose product MSEIRLFVTTTEKQAEAVLDRMSEVFGEEDFAIGTTEVDEKRDVWEASIYMMAADEESVNERLTEALADDFSHLAIEREVLPDIDWIAKSLEGLAPVRAGRFVVHGSHDRDKVRTGEIAIEIEAGQAFGTGHHGTTAGCLEVLATVARTRTVRNVLDLGTGSGVLAIAAWKLLHVTVLATDIDPIATRVAEENARRNGVVTGMTFATAPGFHSTAFSGNGPFDLIIANILARPLMKMAAQLTANLAPGGSVILSGILAEQRWKVLAAYNGQHLRHVRTIWRNGWVTIHLEK is encoded by the coding sequence TTGAGCGAGATCAGACTTTTCGTCACCACCACCGAGAAGCAGGCGGAAGCCGTGCTCGACCGCATGAGCGAGGTCTTCGGCGAAGAGGATTTTGCCATCGGCACGACGGAAGTCGACGAAAAGCGCGACGTCTGGGAAGCCTCGATCTACATGATGGCGGCCGACGAGGAGAGCGTCAACGAGCGGCTGACGGAGGCGCTTGCCGACGACTTTTCCCATCTTGCCATCGAACGCGAAGTGCTGCCGGATATCGACTGGATCGCCAAGTCGCTCGAGGGGCTGGCGCCCGTGCGCGCCGGCCGTTTCGTCGTGCATGGCTCCCATGACCGCGACAAGGTCCGCACCGGTGAGATCGCCATCGAGATCGAGGCCGGCCAGGCCTTCGGCACCGGCCACCATGGCACGACCGCCGGCTGCCTCGAAGTGCTGGCGACCGTGGCGCGCACCCGCACGGTGCGCAACGTGCTCGACCTCGGCACCGGCAGCGGCGTGCTGGCGATCGCTGCCTGGAAGCTCCTGCATGTGACGGTGCTCGCCACCGACATCGACCCGATTGCCACCCGCGTTGCCGAGGAAAATGCCCGCCGCAACGGCGTCGTCACCGGCATGACCTTTGCGACGGCCCCCGGCTTTCACTCCACCGCCTTCAGCGGCAACGGCCCCTTCGACCTGATCATCGCCAACATCCTCGCCCGTCCGCTGATGAAGATGGCAGCGCAACTGACCGCCAACCTCGCCCCCGGCGGCTCGGTGATCCTCTCGGGCATTCTTGCCGAGCAGCGCTGGAAGGTGCTTGCCGCCTATAACGGGCAGCACCTGCGCCATGTCCGCACCATCTGGCGCAACGGCTGGGTGACGATCCACCTGGAGAAGTGA
- a CDS encoding adenylate/guanylate cyclase domain-containing protein has product MVEKSIHRRLVAILVADVVGYSRMMEADEAGTYETLKERRSHVLYPVVRAHGGRIVKLMGDGVLVEFASAIDVVEAALELQRKMAEANAGVPEPSEILLRIGINIGDVIGEGSDIYGEGVNIAARLEALAEPGGICMSEKVHNEVRGKIPVVMKDLGLVQLKNIAAPVRIFGMETARALLQTTLSRGREFTTIAVLPLTNMSGSTEQDYFADGLTEDIITELSRFRNLSVVARNTTFSYRGQSVNVAEVGRQLGAEFVLEGSVRLAGQRLRASVQLIDTQTGAHVFAERFDREMADIFAVQDQIVDAIIGRLFFNLQEVAGAVRARSSTTDISAYRSWLRAGAAWRNGDEQGARGHMQEAIRVDPTYAPALASLGLLYAYWRFSEPDAATDAGLEVECQEYAARAIAADRNDPFVLTSVAACFLLVGKIDEALRYSDIAISMSPRDMNVLVARGMILSYAGMHEEGLALVERGCKFEPLLPPAFLSSLGDCYYLARRFDAALTAYGTLIDPPYFFRLNQAACLAQLGRAEEAAIITRAMPAAFDADVYARNTAKICSLSEDAELWLNGFRKAGISIAQFSHRRPAKG; this is encoded by the coding sequence GTGGTCGAGAAATCAATCCACCGCCGCCTTGTTGCGATCCTCGTCGCCGATGTGGTCGGCTATTCCCGCATGATGGAAGCCGATGAAGCCGGGACGTATGAGACGCTGAAGGAGCGGCGAAGTCATGTGCTCTACCCGGTGGTGCGCGCCCATGGAGGACGCATCGTCAAGCTGATGGGCGACGGCGTGCTGGTCGAATTCGCCAGCGCGATTGACGTCGTCGAGGCCGCGCTCGAGCTTCAGCGGAAGATGGCGGAGGCGAATGCCGGTGTTCCAGAACCCAGCGAGATCCTGCTCCGCATCGGCATCAACATCGGCGATGTCATCGGCGAGGGTTCAGACATTTATGGCGAGGGGGTCAACATCGCAGCGCGACTGGAAGCGCTGGCCGAGCCGGGTGGCATCTGCATGTCCGAGAAGGTGCACAATGAAGTCCGAGGCAAGATCCCCGTCGTGATGAAAGACCTCGGACTGGTGCAGCTCAAGAACATTGCTGCGCCGGTCAGGATCTTCGGAATGGAGACGGCCCGGGCACTGCTCCAAACGACACTTTCTCGCGGCAGGGAATTTACCACCATCGCCGTTCTGCCTCTCACGAACATGTCGGGAAGCACAGAGCAGGACTACTTCGCCGACGGCCTCACCGAGGACATCATCACCGAGCTGAGCCGCTTCCGGAATCTCTCCGTCGTCGCCAGAAACACCACGTTCAGCTACAGGGGCCAATCGGTGAACGTGGCGGAGGTGGGCCGGCAGCTCGGTGCGGAATTCGTCCTCGAAGGCAGTGTCCGGCTGGCTGGCCAGCGCCTGCGCGCCTCGGTGCAATTGATCGACACACAGACAGGGGCGCATGTCTTTGCCGAGAGATTCGATCGCGAAATGGCGGACATCTTCGCGGTCCAGGATCAAATCGTCGATGCGATCATAGGTCGCCTGTTTTTCAATCTTCAAGAGGTGGCCGGGGCCGTTCGCGCAAGGAGTTCGACGACGGATATCTCCGCCTATAGGTCCTGGCTCCGGGCAGGGGCTGCCTGGCGCAACGGTGACGAACAGGGTGCACGCGGGCACATGCAGGAGGCGATCCGCGTCGACCCGACCTATGCGCCCGCTCTCGCCTCGCTAGGATTGCTCTACGCATACTGGCGGTTCAGTGAGCCTGATGCTGCGACAGATGCCGGGCTTGAGGTTGAGTGCCAGGAATATGCCGCGCGGGCGATCGCTGCCGACAGAAACGATCCATTCGTCCTCACCAGCGTTGCTGCATGCTTTCTGTTGGTCGGGAAAATTGACGAGGCCCTGCGCTACTCCGACATTGCGATCTCGATGAGCCCGCGCGACATGAACGTCCTTGTCGCCCGAGGCATGATCCTTTCCTATGCGGGAATGCATGAAGAAGGCTTGGCGCTTGTCGAACGGGGCTGCAAGTTCGAGCCGCTCCTGCCGCCGGCGTTCCTCTCCAGTCTCGGGGACTGCTACTATCTCGCGCGCAGGTTCGATGCGGCATTGACCGCCTACGGAACCCTGATCGATCCGCCATATTTCTTCCGATTGAACCAGGCGGCCTGTCTCGCCCAGCTCGGCAGGGCGGAGGAGGCGGCAATCATAACGCGCGCGATGCCCGCGGCGTTCGATGCAGACGTCTACGCCCGAAACACCGCGAAGATTTGCTCCTTGTCAGAGGATGCAGAGCTCTGGCTGAACGGCTTCCGCAAAGCCGGCATATCCATCGCTCAGTTCTCCCACCGCCGTCCGGCGAAGGGATAG